In Miscanthus floridulus cultivar M001 chromosome 8, ASM1932011v1, whole genome shotgun sequence, the sequence ACATACATGTGAAATTACGATCTCTATCTCCAATTTTTCTTTTTGGAAACTCATGTGCATAAGGTTGGAATGCCCCTCTAACAATATATGCTCTTCTAACTGCATCTTGATCATTAGCATGATAACTTGCAATAGGCAACCTTTCACCTAGATCTTGTGGAAGGTGATTGACATCAAAACCCAATGGTGGCGGTGGCGAtgccggtggcggtggcggtggaggtggcaACACATCTTCAATTGGTTCTAAAGATGGAGTAGGTGGTGTAGGAGTAGGACCAACAACTTCTTCAATTACTCTTCTCTTCCACTTGCTCTTGCTCTTGATTCTGCTCTTCCACTTCCACCACAGGAGATGAAGCTGAAGCATGTTTCTTTGCAGCATGCTTCTGGAACAAAGAAGCAATGTCTCCATCCCTCTTCATAGTTCACAAATCCTACAAGTCTACAACCAAATTAGTTAATTAGATAACAGtgaagttagggttagggattttgGAGAAAACTAAAGGAACAAAGGGCCAAAGGGGGAGAGCAGAGGGGATCGATTTCTCACCATCTGAGGGCTGCAGCTGTGCAGCAAGTCCGCAAAGGGGCAATCGGGCGGCGGCCGGCTGGCCGACGGCTGGGAAGCGGGTTGCcgaggtggggccggccagcgcGAGATGAGACAGGGTGGAGAGCCGGAGACGTAGGGTGCCGGGGTGGAGACGTAGGGCACCGGCCACTCGACGCCACGCCGCCGACGGGAGGGCGAGGCCGCGAGGGGCAGGCCAGCAGCTAGCAGCGGCAGGAGTCCTGGCGGCACTCGCGCGAGTCGCGGTTGGGAGCGTTGAGCGACTGAGCAGTGCGGTGCGGCTGAAGcaaatgtttttttttacacAATACATGTATCCTTGTTGGGCTGGGCCTAGAGTATGCCGTGCCATACCTGTGCAACCCACTGGATCCGCCTATGTGTATTGTTGTGTAGCGAGCTGGTCATGGGGCTGCtggcgaggaggaagagaagggttTGCCGGCcacggggaagaagagaaggtgcGCTAGGACGAGCTCCACCTCCATCGTACGGTGGGCCGAGTTCCACCACCAGCGTTGGGACTCCAGCGGCGGGGGTAGTTGGCGTCTTTCCTTCAGTGATTTTCGATTCTATCCAATACGGAGGGGTATGCCTTGGTATTGAAGGGAGCGATTTTAGTTGCAGTCGAGTGCCGTAGAATTGCTCTTCAATGACATCTCACAATGCCAAAGACATCCAAACAGTAGAATTGGAAAAACTCAATTCCAATTCCAAATCCCACCCCTGAATATCTACAACCAAACGCTACCTTATGTATTAATGTCCGTGAGTATAAATATGATGTCCtactgatgtattttgtgatgttcagtaTGTATAGATTGATGTTCTAggatatattttgtgatgtttggcaacttttttcttcttctttttatttgactctaattagttacttcactaattttattattttattttatattttcatgatatttgtgatgttcacgtagtacacatatgatgttctatgctatATTTAGTGATGTTTGTGTAGTGTTAATATGATGTTTCTATGATGTATTTGTGATATTCAATagcattttttcttctttttatttgactataATTAATTGCTTCACtaattttatattttatttttacatttcGTTATATACGGGATGTTCATATAATATACATATGATGTTTTGTTCTATTTTTTtgtgatgcttgtgtagtgtTAATGTGATGTTCGACAATAATCTTTAAATACATATTCATCATGAGATAAATGTTCGTTAAAATTTTTTATTGAAATGTATTCATGTGGGGTCTTGTTTTGAAGAGTTTATTGCAAGGAACACGATGGTGTAATCAGATTTTAATTAGGATACTTGATTTAGGAGTTACGACTTTTGTTTACTACGAAAAGCATAGGGAATTACTGACGTCAGTATTTTTGCTTTGGTAGGTTGCGCTGTCCGCGAAAGCATTGAATTTAGCCCAATTGCGCGTGGGCAGCAAATTATTTCCACTTGGTGGGGTCGACAGCGGGATACCCGCCATCTGGGTCGGTAGCTAGACGTCCCCCTGTTTCTAGAGATTTTTGAGATGCCTTGGTCTTCTGCTAGTGTTGTTGATCCATTTCTACCTCTTCTTGAGGACTAGTTGTCTCGCTTTGGTTGTGTTGAGTCGAGCATCTACGTACCCATGTCTTTGGGGTTTTGCTTCTTCTCGGTTGCATCGAGCCGTTGCCCATATCTTTGGGGACCGAGTTTGTTCATTTCAAATGACCTTGATCTTTGCTTTTTCACcaggcttttggtcatttggatgGGTTCACaatttttccttttgcttttgatTCATCTCTTTGTATTGGTATTGACTATGCACTTATCAAGGGGATGAATCATTTTAGGTACCTAGGTCATTGGAGACTGAGATGCTGATACACATTCCTGGAAAAAAATTATATTTGTTTACATTTTTCTTGTATCATCTAGGTGAAGCTAACATCTTTAAATGTACTGTGCGGAATCATCTTCTGGAAATAGAGGTGGCACGTGCCAAGATTACGACTGATCGCAAGCACAAAACATATATGCTTGACAAAGTTTATAAGCCCATCAATTAACGTGGTTTACAGAACTTATGAACTACCTACAATTATCTAACATTGACACGTTACTGAACAAGCTTTCTGGGTTTGcattcagattttttttttctgcacGTGCTACCTTATCAACTTTTTTGTGCACGACCTTATCAAGAACAATATGGCCTATCTATGTTTGCGTACTGAGAACAATTAGTGTCTCTTGTAACATGTTATGATCATATCGACCTATTATATCAACAAGTACTCTATCAGCATGTTTGGTTCAAGGATTAGCTTTATCCAACAGCTGACTCCACATGCACGCAGGATCGGGTCATCTGTTATTTTTCCGGGGGATCAGGTAGCTTCTGTAGATCGGATTGGGGGAGTTAACAAACGAGTCGAGTGATGGCATGGGCTTAGGATGCAAACCAAATTCCGTTCTCAGGTTTGATCTTAGGATCAGATAATTGCCGATTGATCAATATAGCAAACCAATATAATGTGCCATCACCTAATTTTGGGGTTTTAAGTCTCTCTATCGATCATATCAATTCTTTGTCATATCTATCTCAAGATTATTATTCCATTTGCCAAACAAAACCACAAAGGTATCACGTGCGAGCGCGTAAATTATTAGTGTTGACAAAAAAaaccctgtttggcagggctcctcctcggctccggctcctgtaggggagccctgccaaacgttttcctAAAAAACAAAGGAGCTAGAGCCTGGCTCCTCCAAAACAGCTCTAGCTCCTCTGGAGGAACCCCTCaagaggagccgtgccaaacacccTCTGAAAACTGCATTACTTTGAACAACACGAGCACGATCACAGCGAGTCCATGACCAACCCCCTTCTCTTGATTGATAATTAATGATGATAAGATAACATGACATGCCAAGTTTATAGCAACAGTAATGTGTTGCAGATTTGCAGTGCCAAATCAATTCAGAACAAATTAAAGGCCTACTCATACAGAGGTAGATGAACGAACACTTCAGCTAAATTCTCAGGTTCAAAACTTTAGCTCTTGGCTCGATCAGAATCGAACGAAATCGTACCTTACACCTCTTCTATCTTGGCCTGTTTGACCTGCCCCGACGTGCCGGTGCCGACGGGCTGCTGGCTGCCGCCGCCACGCTTCCTGCTGCTCTCACGCGAGatctccaccatctcctccatcTTGGGAGTCAGGTACGCGCTTCTACCCTTGCTCGACGACGACTGCACGTCCGTCCCCGAGGCGCGCTGCTGCGCGTGCGAGCTCATGCCGGCGAGCAGGCACGCGCGCCCCGTCTGCTGGTACTCCGCCCGGTCGCCCACGCGGGCGCTGAGGTCGCGCAGCTCCTCCTTGATCGCCTCGCACGTGGGGTCGTCCCCGGCCGCCCCCGGCGCCGACCGCTCGACGGCCTTGAGCCGCGACTCGAGGATCCGTGCGGCGCCCGCGTTCTGCCCGCCGTCCGCGGCCACCCGCGCGGTCGCGATGTCCTCGGCCGCCGCGAGGCGGACGCGCTCCCGCTCCACGTCCAAGGACGGGGCAGGCAGTGTCGCCAGGTCCAGCGGCCTCTGGAccacggcggcgggcgcggcgaccTGGCACGCCTGGCCCGTCGCGGCCTCTCGGTACGTGCAGCTCGCCTTGACGAGGCGGGTCACCTCCTCCGTCGACCGGGCTCTCGGCACGTACACGAGCACCAGGAACCGCCTCTCCTCGCCGTCGTAGAGCTCGCCGACGTCGATGGTGGCGGCGCGGCCGTCGTCGGTGCCCACGTGGCTGACGTAGGCGCCGGACTTGACTTCCTGGATATGGACGCCCCGGTGCAGGCACGTGACGGCGACGCGCGCCTCCTGCACGGCCACCGAGAGGAGCCCGCCGACGCAGCGCGCGAAAGAGTCCTGGATCGCCGCCTGGTTCCCGACGAAGGAGAAGGTGCCGCCCGTGGCCTCCGCGATGGCGTGCATCGCGGCGGCGTCGTGGTTGGTGCCGAAGCCGAACGTGTGGATCGGCGCGGGCCGGCTGCTGTGGCCGGCGCTCGTGAATGAGGGCGGCACGAGTTTGGTGTAGCTCTTGGTGCCGTCTGGACTGACGATTGTACAGCCGAAGGTGTCGTGCCCGTCCGAGAGAAGGATCATGCCGGCGACGACGTTCTTCTCCCGGCGGCCGGTGAGCACCTCGGCTCCCACACGGAGGCCCTGCCTGATGTTGGTGCCCCCCTGGGCAGCAAGCGACTCCACGGCGAACTTCGCCGAGGCCTTCCCCGCGTCCGACATGCGCGCGAGGCGGGTCAGGCGGCTGGCGCCGTTAGAGAAGGTGACGACGGAGAGGCGATCGGCGGGGCCGAGCTGGTCGATGACGAAGCACATCGCCTGCTTCAGCAGCGCTAGCTTCTCGCCCTTCATGCTGCCGCTGACGTCGAGTACGGTGACGAGGTCGAGCGGCGCGCGCGCCACGTCGGACGGCGCCTTGGCGTGCACGAGCACCGCGAATCTGTCGCGGGACGCGGCCCTCGCCAGGGCAGGGAACTCGCACTGCGTGCTGAGGACCAGCCCGCCGTTGGCTGCCGGGCCCTGCGCCGGGGCGGTCGGGCGCTCCAGCGGCTCGTCGTCTTGGTACAAGCcagccggcggcgccgccgccgcagggaGATGGGGACCCTTGGTGTCCGACATGGCTTTCTCGCTGATGGTTGCTTGGTGGTAGGGTTCGGCAAGGCAGATGATATAAATAGACTCCTCCCACCGTGGGCCCGGGCCGTGGCGTTCCGATGTTCCGATCCGTCGCTGCCCTTTCCGCTCCCAACTAGCAATCCCGTAAATTGCGTCCCGGATTCATTCTTGTTTCCATCCCACAACCTGAGTTACGATTAATAACGATTAATTAGGCCAGTCTAGTATTAAACTTAATAAGCTATCAACTTAGTAATATATGCTGATACGAtacaatctatatctatatttctttctatatatctattttttatttttatattcgtatctatatctatatctatatctatatctaatattaaaTAGCCAAAATTTTATTCTATTTTTTCGTCCACCTTCCTCTAGCTATCGGGACAATAGAGTTCTCTTCAGTTCCACTTCTACCTTTTACACTTTACTTGGACTTTTGATCTATATATACTCATATGGGTTAGAAAAACTCAGGTATAGATAATGGATAATGGATAAAGGATCCGATTCTAATATGTATTGAGTCGCGTCCTCCATATCTTCTATATGACATAGACTCATGACCCGCGTTCATAAAAGTTAGAACCACTCTTATCTAGCTGATGATAGAGAGTTTGAATCCTATACATATTGAGTTCTGTCGCAACACGCGGGTGGATAACACACTAGGTCATGCACGATCTAGCGCAAATGGCTAGACGTTTGCATCATAGTGCAATACAGGGTTGATAACAAGCCAACTGCACTTTTTTCGAGCTTTCTTCAAAACAACATAATCTTATTTACTTGCATGATCTGTTAAATTATTTGAGACCCAACTTTAAGCCAAGCTTCACGAGCTCAGCCGAAGTCAAAAGTTACTCAAATTCAACTCATATTTATTTAAAGCCAAAATGAGTTTAATTAGAGCATTTTTAAGGAGTCACCTAGCCAACTCAACGAGCTTTTATTTTGTTCAAGCCTCGAGCCACTAGGTGCTCAGAATTGTGAGACTTTAATTCCCATATAATAAAGCTCGCTCTTGATTCAAAAAAAAAGAGCAACAGTTTGCATATTGGGTCTATAAGCACCTTTTTTTTGTAAATTACTACTTGATCTCAGGATCAAAGTGACAAATATTTTATCAAATGATGCTTGCCCTGTGAGACGGAAACGAAATCCTTCCAGGGTCCTTCCAAATGCAAAAACTAGATACAAAACTGTACAAGTTTTTTTTTCAGAAATCGATTTGTTtatacaaacaaaaaaaaatgggaACCAGAAGGTGCCGCAACTCCccctcaaccccccccccccccccccccccccccccccgctgtcCACCGTCACTCGCCCCTCCTCCCTTCCCCTCTAGCATCTCGCCGGAGGACTGAGAAAGTGAGGATCCATCGTTTTAAATAAGTTTTTTTTAGTATACCGAATCCTTAGAGTTAGGGTCTCTTCATAGCAAATTTTTTTGGTACTGGGGATTtattttctcctcctcctctccggcgACAACGAGGGGGCAGGGTGAAATTATTTTCTCCATGGcggttgttggtatattttaacgtacatggataaatccgcaagcgcacggataccgctgtagctttcacccggaggtattccaa encodes:
- the LOC136472064 gene encoding uncharacterized protein yields the protein MSDTKGPHLPAAAAPPAGLYQDDEPLERPTAPAQGPAANGGLVLSTQCEFPALARAASRDRFAVLVHAKAPSDVARAPLDLVTVLDVSGSMKGEKLALLKQAMCFVIDQLGPADRLSVVTFSNGASRLTRLARMSDAGKASAKFAVESLAAQGGTNIRQGLRVGAEVLTGRREKNVVAGMILLSDGHDTFGCTIVSPDGTKSYTKLVPPSFTSAGHSSRPAPIHTFGFGTNHDAAAMHAIAEATGGTFSFVGNQAAIQDSFARCVGGLLSVAVQEARVAVTCLHRGVHIQEVKSGAYVSHVGTDDGRAATIDVGELYDGEERRFLVLVYVPRARSTEEVTRLVKASCTYREAATGQACQVAAPAAVVQRPLDLATLPAPSLDVERERVRLAAAEDIATARVAADGGQNAGAARILESRLKAVERSAPGAAGDDPTCEAIKEELRDLSARVGDRAEYQQTGRACLLAGMSSHAQQRASGTDVQSSSSKGRSAYLTPKMEEMVEISRESSRKRGGGSQQPVGTGTSGQVKQAKIEEV